The sequence GAAAGCACCCGTTTTGGACCACATTCTTACAGCTCTAGTTAATACGTACGTACCAGGAGAAGAATGAGACATATGCATATAGATTTTCGTTTTGCACAACTATTACATGAGGGCCCATTGACATCAGCAGCTGCGCATGTAGCGCAGAAGTCACTTCGCAAAAACTAGGGAAAAcctcattaaacttggtcacacACAATAATCAATATATTGTGAAATACATTCCATAGTCTTGCATAATTGCCTGTAGTTTGACCTTCGACTTCGATTGCAGTGGGTCACCACCTGATCCTCTTGGTTGCGCCGACAAATAATCAGTGCTGCACGGCACACTGCCCCAATTCCTCTCCCTCATCCACAGCAGTCAAGAAAATCCAACGTCCCCTGCAGACGCCCTCATGTGTCCCAAGCCAAAGCCAGAACCATTAAGCTGCGAAGCCTACGCTGCCTCAGGAAATCAGCCAAATACCAAGAACATCGACCTCTGTTAGTGACCGCCGTCTCAATCAGAAGTGCCCACCTTAAAGTTAATTTGTTATAACCAAGTTACCTGGTACTTTCAGAGACTGAAACGAGTACAGGAACAGACCCCGACTGATGCATACACAGCACATcgaaacaaaaacacaagcaaGGTTCACCACGACCACGGTGATCAAATGAATCAACATCTTTAATGAGTTTACATGAGCAAAGAAAAAGTTATAACCGCTCAGAACCCTGTTCCAATTTCACAATGCAGGTCCAATTCTCTCAACATTTAAAGCCAACTTAACACGCACCTCTTGTAATGTAAGGTACTACAATTAACAATTTAACAGTtgccagattaaaaaaaacaaaaacaaaacctgtttCTCCTGTAAAACAAGACTGGTGGATGTCAAGGTTCtagtaaacaacaacaacaagaacaatCAGTCGGTATACAGATGTGCAAGCCCGACTAGTTAGCTTGAGAATTAGTAACATCTGGGAGTGTTCATCACACCGTCACTCACACGGTGGAGAAGAAACAGGTAAACGCTGTCTGTTATGGGACTAAGACGGCAAAGGAAAAACACACCAGGGAAACTCGAGCGCTAGTTTGCCCTAAAACGTTACACAAGCAAATCCCAGAAAAAACTGCACAGCGAAGAATTTTACACGGGCTATATTCATATTGTGAGGATATGCTTTGGCATAGGCTAACGTCtgagtataaaacaaaacaacgcAAGCGACTGAGAAATTCAACGAGAGACATTTTCTCAGCACAAGTTTAAAAAAGGGGGCCAAGGCACTTTTAAAATGCCGTAAGAAACATTTTACTGTTCAAGAGCAATGCTACCCAAAGGCTAACAAAACATATCATTTTAAGTCTTTGCCGTGTTTTTTTAAATTCCACTGAAAACCCCGTCACTACGAATCAACATGAAAAAAACTAAAACTTTATTTCATGTGGATCCGAACAATTTCTCTCCTCTTTTAAGAATCACATTTCACACCAACTATCTTCAGCATTATAATATATTCAGCCGTTCCGCCGAAGGTAAACTGGCCCGGTTTGGGAACCATCGACAGTTGCATTGTAAGTTTAGTCTCTCTTGTACCAGCCGCTATGAGTGAACGAGCTACTGCTGAGATCTGCAGACGAGTGTTAACGTTCTGTTTCCTCTCTAAAGATGTTACAAGTGTAATAAAATGATCAATATTAATGCTGCCTTCTGGGCTTGTCCTCAGCCTAAGGCTCATTACTTTATGTAAAGTAAACATGACCTATATATCTGCACTGCGAAGGCCCTCGGCCATAACGGGAATGCTGATCAAGTGTTATCTGGGACACATTGCTGTATAATTGTGCAAAACAAAACTCAGCATTTTTATTAACTGCCTACAACGAACCATGGATTGTACAATAATTTACAGTATAAATCTGAATGCATTAAACCAATCTTATTTGATTTGGGATTTATAAAGAAATCCCCAAACTTTTATCCATCAAAGTATAATTAGGTAAATATTTTTAACAAATACAAGGAAAAGAAGAACTTACAGAACACACAAATATGAATGTATTTCACTAAAATATATCTGTACACCaagtcaaaaaaacaaacaaaataaaaaccatATCCCTCTATGCATACAATCTGCAGGAAAAGCATAGCCAGATGACACACCCAAGACATTCTACATAAGTAGGAACATATGTGcgccaaaacaaacacacatactcgGACTCAAGGCCTCTACAGGTAGGCATAAGAGTTGGTGCAGCGACAGGGGATCTGCATTGAAGCCACAGTGATGATCTCCAGCTCTTTAGGCAGAGGGCTTGACCTGTCCATTGCCCCTTGGTCCTCACTTTGGTCCATAGGGCCTGGGCCCTGTACTGGAGCAAACCCATTCAGCCCAAATGCAAAGGGTCCTGGCCCACCTGAGCTCACAGCTGCCGCCAACTCCATGTTCATGCTTTCCATCTGGACCTCTCCATCATGACCCAGTTGCCCGTTCCCATTCTGAATTCCTGGTGGCATGCCCAGACCTGAGAACCAACAGGGACACCATGTGGATGAAAGAGGTATAAATGGTATATTCTCTTCAACAAAACAGCAGAGCCCCATTCGATGACAACTTCCAGCAGCTTAAAATATTTAGAAAGTGTATCAGATGTGCTTGTGAGATTATGATTTTCCTTGCTAGCACATCGAGTGAAAGCCCATTTctggctttaaaaataaacactgtgtgccaggagctcggcaaaacatgttttcactGCAGGCAAAGTTTATTATTTCACTAGATTCCATCAGAAAAATTTACTTCATTTTTACAATCAACCTGCTTTCCAAACAAGTCTGGATATATGAGGTCGTATCATGTTTTCAGTACATAAAAAACACAATCCTAACTCCATGCCTTCATCAAAATCTTAACATTTAAAAATGTGTGCTTCCCTCTCAATACACTATCAGTTGTTTACACCTGGAATTTGTGATCAGATTGCAGTTCCCCACTCCAAACGCAAATAATCACATACATCACTGTGGTGGGGGTGTGTGGTTTCGCCTTGGCTGCAAGCGGAAAGAGGGGGCGTGGCTCGCAGGAGAGCAGATGCGATAGGGAGGCTGATTAGATCATCCTCGTGTGTCAAAACTAACAACCTGTTCTTATATACTGCAGCGAAGCTGGGCCCTGAGGAAGACACAAGGCTGAAGGGAGGCGGAGAAAAGGGGAGCCACTCGTTCTGAAAGGAGAAAGCAAGGAAATGGCTCCGGCACCAGCCcaagtgaatgaatgaaagatattattaaataaagcctgtgtCAATCACCTAAAACTGTCCACCTTCCTCTCAAACCCTTCCCAGGGCACAGACGTGTCACAGTTACGTAACTTCACACATAGACACGTACAGAAACACCAGGAGTCGAAGCAAACGACATTTAACAAAACGAGACATCCTCCAGCCTCATTTTAATGTGCCATcatgttatccatccattatccaagccacttatcccagttggggttgcgggatgctggagcctatcccagcagtcactgggcggcaggcgggggagacaccctggacaggccgccagtccatcacagggcccacacacacacacacacacacacacacctagggacaatttagtatggccgagcacccggaggaaacccatgcagacaccatCGTGTTGTCACACAAAATTTGAAGTGCTcctaaagaaataaagaaatcaTCCCATCTCCCAACagcacttcttttttcttttcatttcactctgtgaagcacaacaggtttttaAAAAGCTGTGTAAATATACATTATTATGATGATGAAATCAGACTCCTGATCTGACATATTGCATTTAAGAATAGTGTGTTACGGGTAAACAGTTTCACATTACAGAGGCAAGGACACAGCATGTGTGTCACGCCAGACAGAGAAATAATCTGATGAGAAAAAATTAAACGAGTGAATCAGCAGCGtcaggctctgattgtttgccgtcttttattttgtgtttaaaatacacagcaaaagttgGAACTCATTCTTAGAACTCGTTATGTGGGGAGATGATGTAAATGGCTGAACActagagtttgtaattctcaacctGAACACTGTGAGGCTTGACCCGATCACGTtggttcaggctcagattatttaattattGCAGCGGGTTTGAGAGGGTTGGGCTCTGCGCTGCAGTGGATAAATCAAGTTGACGTCAGTTGACTAGGCCGTCTTTAAATGTGGCCTTGGACACATGTGTTTACACCTCAAATGCGACGTGAacaaatgcgtcccaggccacTTCCGAATGTGGCCTGGGCAATTGGATCTCAAAAGACGCATTGAGGAcgcattgggtgcattcacacctgtacttagagctgtccacttgtgattggatcacccaagacgcatgttagtGCCCGGTGTAAACAGCCTCCCTGTTAACTGGCGATACTGAGCTACACAGAACTGTGCTTCAGAGTGTTAAAATAGCACATTAGTCTATTGCACCGGTATATGTGTACTGACATCAGAATCGTGTCTAATGTTAGACATGATTCTGGGTTGTATCTAGCCTTTAGTTCCTTGTGTCTTACAGACTGCTTTAAGCAATAGTTGATTTCAAGGTCAACCAGCAATCCTTGATTCTGcccaactcttttttttttttggatttcccccccttttctccccaattgtacccgtccaattatgctactctcccgagccgtcccggtcgctgctccaccccctctgctgatccggggagggctgcagactaccacacgcctcctccgatacatgtggagtcgccagccgcttcttttcacctgacagtgaggagttttgccagggggacgtagtgcgtgggaggatcacgctatttcctccagctccccccccccccaacaggcaccccaaccgaccagaggaggtgctagtgcagtgaccaggacacatacccacatccggcttcccacccacagagacagcaaatggtgtctgtagggatgcccaaccaagccggaggtaacacaaggattcaaaccggcgatccctgtgttggtaggcaacggaacagaccgctacactacccagatgcccaattCTTAAATGCAATTATCAAATAGTATTAAGCTCTACAACACCATACATCATCTTGTGCTGAATTGAGTCGAACTTCAACAAAAGTGAGTATCAATTAACTTAACACACGACCCCTCTGTcactatacacacacaagcagagaATCAGATTTGACTGGTGCTGTGACCTACCATTCGTTCTTGCCTTCTTGATTTGATTGACTTCCATGCCATCAAAGGATCTTTTTCTGTTAGGCGCCCCATTCAGGAGGCTTCGTCCCTGGATAGTGGGGGAAGAGTGTTCCCCATTCTGGGAAGTGCCGTTAAGGCAAAACCCAGTGAGCTGGCCATTGGACTGAGCCAGGTTCTGTTGACGGTTCTGGGCATTGGAAAGGACCTCAGCACACTCACGGAAGCCCTGGGCATGGGCCAGGTCAGCGGCAGTCAGCCCACTGGCATTCCTCATACTGCGTAATAGGAAAGGAGAGTGTTAGAGacttgacttttttttgtttaccACATATACAAaagcactcacatacacacatgcgcacatccAAACTCAATAAAgtcaatatgcacacacacacacacacacacacacatacacacacacacacacacacacacacacacacacacacacacacacacacacacacacacacacaaatagacatagTGGCTGAGCTGTTCTACCCTCTCACATTCTCGTCATCTCACATGAGGATGACGATTGATCCTTTTTGGATCATTTTCATCTTGAATAATACAACTAACATCTGGAAACAAAACACCCAAAATAAGGGGAAAATAATTGTCTGCTGCAAAAGGGCATGATTAAGATGACTGAGCATGCACACATTTAATGTAACTGTTGGCTAAAATAATCTGACCTATCATCTCGTTTACACTATCCATTTTAATGTACTCCAAAGGAACTTGAGGAGGCACAGTAACTGGGGCGACGTCAATCTTTCCGAGACTTCAGTCTCAGGGAGTCCTGGACATCAAGTAGAATTCACAAGAAAAGGATGACCTCCTGACGCATTTTCACCATCAACAACATAGCCGGAGGACATTTCCAAGGTTCACAGGAATGGAAGGAAATGGCACTTTCAAAGGCTTGTTCTCGAGAAGCCACACAGAAGGAGAACGACGGCCAAGAATTTGTACAGTGTAGATAAGTGGGTGAGCACATTATGTGCAAGTGTACATAATCTGGGAACGTGTGCAAAGAGGGAggcgaaaaagaaaaaagttaataATTAGGAGGTGGTGGGTAGTTAGGAGCCTGAAGTCAAGGAGCAGAAACCGGAAAGATTAAGGATTTTTTTTCCAAGGAATGAGTTGGGGAGGGTTATGAGTCCTCAGGTCCATCCAGTGAAATACAAAGTTTGAAGGGACAGCTGTGTCCATCGGGGGGTTAAAGACAACCATTATTAAAAACGGAGAATGAAACAAGGACATGACAGCATACTGTAGACCAGGAAGATGGAAAGAGACATTCAAGCATCTGGCCGTTATTTCTTGACATGTGGGAGAT comes from Lampris incognitus isolate fLamInc1 chromosome 11, fLamInc1.hap2, whole genome shotgun sequence and encodes:
- the ankrd10b gene encoding ankyrin repeat domain-containing protein 10b isoform X3 translates to MSVGNESGFSSEEVLSVRFPLHRACRDGDVEVLCALLRGITHPADLTVEDTFYGWTPIHWAAHFGKLECVMRLVQVGCSVNAVTSRFAQTPTHIAAFGGHPKCLLWLLQVGADINRQDYVGEAPIHKAARAGSLECINALLIQGAKADMRNASGLTAADLAHAQGFRECAEVLSNAQNRQQNLAQSNGQLTGFCLNGTSQNGEHSSPTIQGRSLLNGAPNRKRSFDGMEVNQIKKARTNGLGMPPGIQNGNGQLGHDGEVQMESMNMELAAAVSSGGPGPFAFGLNGFAPVQGPGPMDQSEDQGAMDRSSPLPKELEIITVASMQIPCRCTNSYAYL